ACATAGCTTCCATAATAGTGTTTGGAAGATTCTCCTGCAGTGATGGAGTTATATATACATCAGCTGCATTATATATATCAGGCATCTTGTCAGAGTCTATATAACCCATACAGATAGAGGGGGAAGACAGTCTATCTGCAATCTCAGCGCCTTCGTTTCCTGCAATAAGAAATACTATTTTATCCTTAATTTCGGATGCAATTAACCTAGAAGCATTTATCAAGTAATCAGTTCCCTTACGTTTATCAGAAGCTTTTGCTGCAGCAAACAGGAGTAGTTTTTTATCCGTAGGAAGATTTAGCTTCTCCCTAATAAGCAATTTGTCCTTCGGCTTATACAAATCTGTGTCAATAGGATTGGGTACAGAAACAATCTTATGTCCATTAGTTAATGGGCTTTTCTCTGCCAGCTTTTTCAACCAGTCACTGCATGCTACAAAAGTGATATTGCCTTTTGAGTATATATCTTTCTTCTTATTAAATATCAAATTCGAAAGATCCTTATCAGAAGGATTTGCAATATATGGACACCTCCCGCAAGAGTTCTCATATTTATTACAATCTCCTGAATGATGACAAATACCTGTGAATGGCCACATATCGTGCATAGTCCACACTACTTTTTTCCCCGATAGAAGAATCTTCTCAATCTCCTTAATTGATAACATACCTTGATTAATCCAGTGCAGATGAATTACATCAGCATTCTTGAATTCATCAAGTTCAGTGATTGATAAACCTGTATTTGCAATTGAAATATCAAATAGAAATTTTCTTGAGAGATGATTATAAAGGAATATTTCACCTCTTTCACGGTAAAAATTCCACCTGTTATTAAGTTTACTTCCTCCCTGTATTACTTTAAGATTATCAGATCTTTTATCACAGACTAGCATTTTAGCGTTTTCACCTTCAGAGTTTAGAGCATACATCAAACGGTATGCAGCAATTGCAGCACCTCCATGAACGTCAGATTTGCTGATCATCAGGATATTCATAACCTATCTGCTTCTTAAAAATCTGTTTATCCTTCTTTTTAACTTTGCTCTAAATGAGTTTGTTTGACCGTAATATTTCATAATTGCTCTTCTGGCTTTCTTGTTCTCACTGATTTCAGGGATATTAATATTCAATTTCCCTTTATACAGGTCAGTACTGTAGATATCATCGCTTCCGCTATGAATCCCGCTACCGTCAAAGCCAATATTTCTTACAAGAGACCTGCCAGCATTCAGTGAGAGTATATCATTCAGAAAAAGCGTAGCATTCCATCTAATAGCCCAGGAGTCGTTCTCACCATTTACCTGCCTCTTCAGCATTCTTGTAAAAGGATATTTGCCATTAAAATCAAACTGTTTTGAAAGCTTACGCCTCTTTATTTCGTTCAGCAACTCTTTCCCATCAGGGTTGAAAAGTTTCCATGCTCTTTTCCATGTTGCCCATCCCCAGCTGCCTGTCCATTTAATTAAGAAAGACTCTGGCAGTTCTTCTATAGGGAAGATAAACCCCTGAATATGACCAATTCTATCCTCATCCTCAAACCTATCCAAAGCCTCATTCATAAAAGTGAGAAAATGAGGTGCAGTAATCAAGTCATCCTCCAGAACGATAACTTTGCCGTGCTCATTTATAATTCTGGTAACTCCCTGAATTATGTTTTTCGCTAACCCAATATTATTGCCATTCTCAATAATACAGATCTTCTTAAATCCATCAATTGAGTGTATAATCCTTCGAACTTCCTTAACATCATTTTTATCAGAATTATTCTTATACCCATCCGAAAAGATGTATAATTCAGTTTCACTACAAAGCTTATTATTCATTAAAGCTTCCAGTGTTTGCTTTGTATGTGATGGTCGGTTATAAGTAAACAGAAGAACAGGTGCTAGAGACATTTGGTTTAGAATTCAATTTTTGCTGATAAAACATTTCTCTCGAGAACGTGAAGGTCAACATGTTGTCCCACCTCTATACCCTTTAGTGACAGCTGATCCCTTGTAGTATTAAATGCAAGTTCAGGGTTATTATTATCACCACTCAAATGGCATAACCATATATTGCGTAATTCAGATGTAAAATTATTAGCAAGAAACTCCGCTATCTGGCGATTACTTAAATGTCCTGTACCTGAAGTAATCCTTTTTTTAAGGTGCCATGGATACCTGCCATTATGAAGCATCTCTTCATCATAATTACTCTCAATTACCAGCTGATTAGCCTTACAGATATAGTGGGCTACCTCATCAGTTATAGCACCCACATCTGTTGCCACTGTCATTCTTTGACCACCGAATTCCAGATAATAACCTGCGTTATCATTGCTGTCGTGAGGCACATCAAACGGTGTTATCCTAAAGTCCTCAATCTGAAAAGTTTTACCTTTTTCTATATATTTTGCCGATCCATTTAGTCTGTAATTAATAAATGGATTGTTCTTTATACCTTTATGTACTTCCCGTGTTGCATAAATTGGGATGTGCATTTTTTCTCCAAGCTGCCCAACCGATTTAATATGGTCGTAATGATCATGTGTAATCAGAACAGCCATTATAGTAGAGATATCCACACCATACTCAGCCAATCTTTTTTTTATAATACGAGGACCAATTCCCGCATCAATTAAAATTCCATAGTATGAATTTCCTAAATAATAACAATTACCACAACTGCCACTACTCAGGCTGAAAAAAGAGAATCGTTCCGACGGGAAAAGTTTGTACTGCATATTATCTACAAAGATAACAAGTTTTCAGCTACCATCAATCAGTGTATATAAAATCGTCAAAATAGCGGGTAATATGTTCATGAAGGTGAACACGATCAGCACCTGTCATATTATGTCCATGTCCCGGATATATAAAGAAGTCAGGATGCACCCCTTCTTTTATACAAGCTCTGATAAACTGATTGCTGTGTTGCATAACAACAGTAGGATCTTCATCCCCGTGTATTATAAGCAGTCTCGATTTCAGCCTATCAACCTTATTCAATAAACTTGATTCTTCGTAACCTTCCGGATTCTCCTGAGGCATATCCATATATCTCTCACCATACATAACTTCATAATAGCGCCAATCGGTTACTGGTCCCCCCGCAACACCAACCTTAAACAGATCAGGATATCG
This portion of the Lascolabacillus massiliensis genome encodes:
- a CDS encoding glycosyltransferase family 4 protein; this translates as MNILMISKSDVHGGAAIAAYRLMYALNSEGENAKMLVCDKRSDNLKVIQGGSKLNNRWNFYRERGEIFLYNHLSRKFLFDISIANTGLSITELDEFKNADVIHLHWINQGMLSIKEIEKILLSGKKVVWTMHDMWPFTGICHHSGDCNKYENSCGRCPYIANPSDKDLSNLIFNKKKDIYSKGNITFVACSDWLKKLAEKSPLTNGHKIVSVPNPIDTDLYKPKDKLLIREKLNLPTDKKLLLFAAAKASDKRKGTDYLINASRLIASEIKDKIVFLIAGNEGAEIADRLSSPSICMGYIDSDKMPDIYNAADVYITPSLQENLPNTIMEAMSSGTPCVGFNIGGIPEMIDHKLTGYVAEYKSSEDLAKGINWTLFEADAETLSYNSREKVMSIYEQKKVAALYKTLYEG
- a CDS encoding glycosyltransferase — encoded protein: MSLAPVLLFTYNRPSHTKQTLEALMNNKLCSETELYIFSDGYKNNSDKNDVKEVRRIIHSIDGFKKICIIENGNNIGLAKNIIQGVTRIINEHGKVIVLEDDLITAPHFLTFMNEALDRFEDEDRIGHIQGFIFPIEELPESFLIKWTGSWGWATWKRAWKLFNPDGKELLNEIKRRKLSKQFDFNGKYPFTRMLKRQVNGENDSWAIRWNATLFLNDILSLNAGRSLVRNIGFDGSGIHSGSDDIYSTDLYKGKLNINIPEISENKKARRAIMKYYGQTNSFRAKLKRRINRFLRSR
- a CDS encoding MBL fold metallo-hydrolase, whose product is MQYKLFPSERFSFFSLSSGSCGNCYYLGNSYYGILIDAGIGPRIIKKRLAEYGVDISTIMAVLITHDHYDHIKSVGQLGEKMHIPIYATREVHKGIKNNPFINYRLNGSAKYIEKGKTFQIEDFRITPFDVPHDSNDNAGYYLEFGGQRMTVATDVGAITDEVAHYICKANQLVIESNYDEEMLHNGRYPWHLKKRITSGTGHLSNRQIAEFLANNFTSELRNIWLCHLSGDNNNPELAFNTTRDQLSLKGIEVGQHVDLHVLERNVLSAKIEF